The sequence CATAAGCGAGGTATTCGGCAAGGAATTCCTGGACAGCAATTTCTGGCTGTATTGGCGCACGATGTTTGCTTTCGAGGAGTGGCATTCGGCGCTGGAGATGAAGCGGTACCTGCACCGTTTCATCCACCAGATCAAAGGCATGCCGGATTTCTCCACGCTGAAGTTCACCAAATTCAACCAGTACGAATCGCTGGTGCTGCCGCTGGTGAAGTGGCTGCAGGAACATGGTGTGGTGTTCGAGTACGGTACCGAGGTCACCGATGTCGATTTTGACATTGCACCCGGACGTAAACAGGCGACCCGCATCCACTGGCGCAAGGACGCAGGCGAAGGCGGCGTCGATCTCGGCCCCGACGACCTGGTCTTCATGACCATCGGTTCGCTGACCGAGAACTCCGACAACGGCGACCACCATACGCCGGCCAAGCTCAATGAGGGGCCTGCGCCGGCCTGGGATCTGTGGCGTCGCATCGCCGCCAAGGATCCGGCGTTCGGACGCCCGGACGTGTTCGGCGCGCACATCCCCGAGACCAAATGGGAGTCGGCCACCGTCACTACGCTCGACCAGCGCATCCCGAAGTACATCCAGAAGATCGCCAAGCGTGATCCGTTCAGCGGCAAGGTGGTGACAGGCGGCATCGTGACCGCGAAGGACTCATCCTGGCTGCTCAGTTGGACGGTGAACCGGCAGCCGCACTTCAAAGAGCAGCCCAAGGACCAGATCGTGGTTTGGGTCTACGCGCTGTTCGTCGAGCAACCCGGCGATTACGTGAAGAAGCCCATGCAGGACTGCAGCGGCGAGGAGATCACCCAGGAATGGCTCTACCACCTGGGCGTGCCGGTCGAGGACATTCCCGAACTGGCGGCAACCGGTGCGATAACCGTGCCGGTGATGATGCCGTACGTGACCGCCTTCTTCATGCCGCGCCAGGCCGGTGATCGCCCGGACGTGGTGCCCGAGGGCGCTGTCAACTTCGCCTTCATTGGGCAGTTCGCGGAATCCAGGGAGCGCGACTGCATCTTCACCACCGAGTATTCCGTACGAACGCCGATGGAGGCTGTCTACACACTGCTCGACGTCGAGCGCGGCGTGCCGGAGGTATTCAACTCCACCTACGACATTCGTACGCTCCTGTCCGCGACCGGCCGCCTGCGCGACGGCAAGGAGATCGACATCCCGGGTCCTGCGTTCGTGCGCAATCTGCTGATGAAGAAGCTCGACAAAACCCAGATCGGCGCACTGTTGCGCGAGTTCGGTATTGTCGGGGACGATTGAACAGACTTCTTCGCATGGCCTATTTCGGAGATCCGCCTAGCGGCAATGAGGGTTTAGATAATGGCAAATAGAACGTCTCTCACTGTCATTCAACTCAACGACAGCCATGCCTATTTTGATCTGCACCAGGAGATGTTCTGGCAGGGAGGTCAGGCAGTCTATCGTCTCGCGGGAGGATATGCCCGCATTGCCACCATCGTTAAGCAGATCCGGGCCGCGAACCAGGAGCGTGTCCTCTTTTGCGACTGCGGCGATACTCTCCACGGCACGTATCCGGCCCAGAGTACGCAGGGCCAGGCAATGATCCCTGTATTGAATGCATTGGGTATCGACGCGATGACGGCCCATTGGGAATTTGCATACGGACCCGTGGCTTTCAAGCAGCTCGCAGCGGAGCTCAGCTACCCGATGCTGGCGATCAATGTTTACGATCAGGCGACAAAAGAGCGGTTTTTCCCACCGTACAGCGTGAAGGAAATGGGCGGGTTACGGATTGGTCTGGTGGGCATTGCCTGCAACATTATCGACAAAACCATGCCGCCTTCCTTCAGCGAAGGACTTGGATTCACCCTTGGGCGAGAAGAGCTCCCTGGCATCATCAATGAGCTGCGCACCAAGGAGAAGGTGGACCTGATCGTCCTCATCTCCCATCTTGGGTTTGCCCAGGACATGAAGCTGCTCTCCGAGGTGGGGGGAATCGATGTCTGCCTGAGCGGGCATACCCATAACCGCCTCTATAAACCGGCTGTGCAGGGGAAAACGCTCGTCATCCAATCGGGCTGCCACGGTTCCTTCCTGGGGCGTCTGGATCTGGAAATTGATGGCGGACGCGTCGTTGATTACCGGCACCAACTGATCGAGGTGGAAGCCAAAATAAGCCCCGATCCCGCAGTGGATGATCTCGTTCGCCAAGCCCTCGCCCCGCATCAGGAAGGATTGTCCATGATTGTGGGTGAAACGGCTACGGCCCTCAACCGAGGGGCCACGCTGGAAACGACGATGGACAATTTCCTGCTGCAGGCGTTGCTGGAAAGCACAGGGGCGCAATTGGCATTTTCCAACGGCTGGCGCTACGGCGCACCGATAATTCCGGGGGTGGTTACCCTGAATGACCTCTACAATATCATGCCCATGAACCCGCCGATCTCAACGGTCGAGTTGCTGGGCGAAGAAATTGTCGCGATGCTGGAGGAAAATCTGGAACGGACGTTTGCCCGCGATCCGTACGACCAGATGGGTGGTTACGTGAAACGCAGCCTTGGTCTGACCGCCTACATCAAGATCGAGAACCCTTTCGAACAGCGCGTGCAGCAAGTTTTTATCGGCGATGAAGAACTGCAACCCGGGCGCTATTACCCCACAGCCTTTGTCACCGAACAAGGCGTCGCGGGCAAATACGGTCACAATCGCCAACAGCACACCGAGCGGAGCATAGATGCACTGAAGGCATATCTGGCAAGGCACCGTCCGTTGCACGCAGAACTTCGAGGCACGTTCGTCGCGGTGTAAGGCAGTCGCGCGATCGCACAATGAATAATAGTGCGGGATAGGCCCTACGAGCATGGGGGCGCTTCTCGATGGATTCTAAATCAATAATCAAGAGGTGGTTAGCTATGAAAATTCTTATTGTTCTTACTTCTCATGACCAACTTGGCAACACCGGAAAGAAGACTGGTTTCTGGCTGGAAGAGTTCGTGTCTCCCTATTACGTGTTCAAGGATGCCGGAGCAAAGATCACGCTGGCCTCGCCCAAGGGGGGCCGACCGCCGCTTGATCCGACCAGCGAACTTCCCGAATATCTGACCGAATCAACCAAACGCTACAGCAAAGACAAGGCTGCGCAGGCTGAACTTGCTGACACGAAAAAGCTAGCCGATGTGTCCGCGGACGATTTCGACGCAGTCTTCTACCCCGGCGGTCATGGTCCGATGTGGGACCTTACCGATGACAGGGTCTCCATTGCGCTGATCGAAGCCTTCCTACAGGCCAACAAGCCGGTCGGTGCGGTGTGTCACGCGCCGGTCTCGTTAGTCAATGTACGCGGGAAAGACGGCGAATATCTGGTCAAAAGTAAACGCGTAACCGGTTTCACCAATACAGAAGAAGAAGCAGCAGGCTTGACCGAGGTCGTACCTTTTCTGTTGGAAGACCGACTTAAAGAACGCGGTGCTCTCTACAGCAAGGGTGCCGACTGGGCGCCGTACGTACAGGTGGATGGCAAGCTTGTGACCGGCCAGAACCCGGCCTCCTCGAGACCCGCTGCGGAAGAGGTGCTGAAGCTGCTTCGTTCTGCTTGAACTGATTTGTTACAACTGGCCGAGAAGATTAATGCACGAATCCTGAATTGAAACCGCGAGTATCCCGATTCAGGCAAGGTTAAGTTTATCGAGTACAGAATTTCGAAGCACGTTCATCGCGGTATAGGAAGGAAATCAAATGGACATCGATTGGATCATAACCTTGTGGTCGGCTCTTGTTGTTCTTGTTGCCACTACAGTGCACGGCATTACCGGTTTCGGCACAGGCCAAATCACGATGGGAGTGCTTCCGTTCTTCCGCGATGCGGGTTCAGCTTCCATTGTTGTGTCCATTATCGTTTTTATCACGAATGTGCGTGTCTTTTGGAGCGTACGGGACGAGTTTAATTGGAAGGACTGGCTTATTCCAGTAGCAGGACTGGCAGCTGGCCTTCCCATAGGAATTTATCTGTTTGGAGCCTGGGATGAAGCTCAACTCCGAATGGCGATAGGGGTCGTAATGATCATTAGCGCGGTGGTACTTTTGCTGCTGCGTCAGATCAAGTCGATTCGAGAATGGATAAAGGGCACTGGATGGCAGCCCGGATGGATCAGCGGTGTGCTTGCTGGATTTCTGTCGGGCATCTTTGGTGGTGCCGTATCGATTCCCGGGCCTCCGATGATCATATACGGGGCGTTTTTAATGGAGACCGAGTACTGGACTGCGAAGCAGATGAAAGCCATTTTTACTTCGTTCTTTGCGGCCAACCTACTTTACCGTATAGTTGTATTGACCTCCATGGGAAAGATGACGACAGCGATTGCGGTCGAAGCACTCGCAATTGTTCCGGCAGCTTTTTTTGGAGCTTGGCTTGGCATCAAGCTTTTCACTATCATGCCGCGAGAGTTATTCCGCTGGTTCATTATCGCCTTTATATTCGTGCTTGGAGTGTTACTGAGCATCGGAATGTAGAATAGCTAAGAGGAGAAGTGAAATGGGCGATAAAACAAAAACCAGCTTAACGATCTTGCACACCAACGATATGCACGGGCGTTACCGGCCCATCACAATCATTAAAGGCAGTGCCACTTCCCAGACCGGCGATCCGGGGCGGACCTGGGATGAGTTTGAACGGGAAGGCACGGCCGGTGGTTTTGCCGCCCTGGCCACGGCTGTAAAGCGTATTCGCCTGGAGCGTGGGCCGGACAATGTCCTGCTCGTGGACGGTGGGGATACCTTCAGCGATGATCTACTGGGAAATTTGACCCGCGGCGAGGCCGTGATCAGGCTCATGAATTCCGTTGGCTACCAGTTAATGGCTTTGGGCAACCATGACTATGACTTTGGAAGCGAGCGGACTCGCGAACTCGATGAGATCGCGAATTTCCCCATGCGGGCCTCAAACGTGATTGATGTCAAGACGGGCCAGCCATTTCTGGGAGATCCTACCATTGTCTTCCAGGCGGCAGGCATCCGGGTCGGCTTTCTCACGCTCACGTATCACAATACCGGGTT is a genomic window of Desulfomicrobium baculatum DSM 4028 containing:
- a CDS encoding oleate hydratase, coding for MTWQKTDRPVMSTPLGKQKESVMYYSSGNYEAFARPRKPKGVENKTAWFVGAGLAALAGAAFLIRDGQMPGNRITILEQQQLPGGALDGIKEPNKGFVIRGGREMEEHFECLWDLYRSIPSLEIEGASVLDEFYWLDKDDPNSSLQRATVKRGEDAHTDGLFTLSEQAQKEIVKLFLATGEEMENKRISEVFGKEFLDSNFWLYWRTMFAFEEWHSALEMKRYLHRFIHQIKGMPDFSTLKFTKFNQYESLVLPLVKWLQEHGVVFEYGTEVTDVDFDIAPGRKQATRIHWRKDAGEGGVDLGPDDLVFMTIGSLTENSDNGDHHTPAKLNEGPAPAWDLWRRIAAKDPAFGRPDVFGAHIPETKWESATVTTLDQRIPKYIQKIAKRDPFSGKVVTGGIVTAKDSSWLLSWTVNRQPHFKEQPKDQIVVWVYALFVEQPGDYVKKPMQDCSGEEITQEWLYHLGVPVEDIPELAATGAITVPVMMPYVTAFFMPRQAGDRPDVVPEGAVNFAFIGQFAESRERDCIFTTEYSVRTPMEAVYTLLDVERGVPEVFNSTYDIRTLLSATGRLRDGKEIDIPGPAFVRNLLMKKLDKTQIGALLREFGIVGDD
- a CDS encoding bifunctional metallophosphatase/5'-nucleotidase, translated to MANRTSLTVIQLNDSHAYFDLHQEMFWQGGQAVYRLAGGYARIATIVKQIRAANQERVLFCDCGDTLHGTYPAQSTQGQAMIPVLNALGIDAMTAHWEFAYGPVAFKQLAAELSYPMLAINVYDQATKERFFPPYSVKEMGGLRIGLVGIACNIIDKTMPPSFSEGLGFTLGREELPGIINELRTKEKVDLIVLISHLGFAQDMKLLSEVGGIDVCLSGHTHNRLYKPAVQGKTLVIQSGCHGSFLGRLDLEIDGGRVVDYRHQLIEVEAKISPDPAVDDLVRQALAPHQEGLSMIVGETATALNRGATLETTMDNFLLQALLESTGAQLAFSNGWRYGAPIIPGVVTLNDLYNIMPMNPPISTVELLGEEIVAMLEENLERTFARDPYDQMGGYVKRSLGLTAYIKIENPFEQRVQQVFIGDEELQPGRYYPTAFVTEQGVAGKYGHNRQQHTERSIDALKAYLARHRPLHAELRGTFVAV
- a CDS encoding type 1 glutamine amidotransferase domain-containing protein; its protein translation is MKILIVLTSHDQLGNTGKKTGFWLEEFVSPYYVFKDAGAKITLASPKGGRPPLDPTSELPEYLTESTKRYSKDKAAQAELADTKKLADVSADDFDAVFYPGGHGPMWDLTDDRVSIALIEAFLQANKPVGAVCHAPVSLVNVRGKDGEYLVKSKRVTGFTNTEEEAAGLTEVVPFLLEDRLKERGALYSKGADWAPYVQVDGKLVTGQNPASSRPAAEEVLKLLRSA
- a CDS encoding sulfite exporter TauE/SafE family protein; amino-acid sequence: MDIDWIITLWSALVVLVATTVHGITGFGTGQITMGVLPFFRDAGSASIVVSIIVFITNVRVFWSVRDEFNWKDWLIPVAGLAAGLPIGIYLFGAWDEAQLRMAIGVVMIISAVVLLLLRQIKSIREWIKGTGWQPGWISGVLAGFLSGIFGGAVSIPGPPMIIYGAFLMETEYWTAKQMKAIFTSFFAANLLYRIVVLTSMGKMTTAIAVEALAIVPAAFFGAWLGIKLFTIMPRELFRWFIIAFIFVLGVLLSIGM